One Microcebus murinus isolate Inina chromosome 7, M.murinus_Inina_mat1.0, whole genome shotgun sequence genomic region harbors:
- the TIGD5 gene encoding tigger transposable element-derived protein 5, whose translation MYPVGPPAGPVPRRGRRPPPGRPAEPPRPPAPAPGPAARPPSSAPGPRPRVAVKMAFRKAYSIKDKLQAIERVKGGERQASVCRDFGVPGGTLRGWLKDEPKLRWFLDQLGGEVGTQRKKMRLANEEEIDRAVYSWFLTLRQHGVPLSGPIIQAQAEAFARQIYGPECTFKASHGWFWRWQKRHGISSQRFYGEARPPAPGPAPRPPVKEEPALPPGAGSLPDRAPAAPPPAEGGYGDEQIYNANVTGLYWKLLPEQAAALGAGDPGTGGCGRRWRGDRVTVLLAANLTGSHKLKPLVIGQLPDPPSLRHHNQDKFPASYRYSPDAWLSRPLLRGWFFEEFVPGVKRYLRRSCLQQKAVLLVAHPPCPSPATRMPALEESEETPLRCRPEPLGPPEELQTPDGAVRVLFLSKGSSRAHIPAPLEQGVVAAFKQLYKRELLRLAVSCASGSPLDFMRSFMLKDMLYLAGLSWDLVQAGSIERCWLLGLRAAFESRPAEEGAGQPAFQAEEAAEHSRVLSDLTHLAALAYKCLAPEEVAEWLHLDDDGLPEGCREEVGPALPPALALAAPPPPASLPSGMGGAEEEEEATAYGGASVPTAGEAVRGLETALRWLESQDPREVGPLRLVQLRSLISMARRLGGIGHTPAIPDDGV comes from the coding sequence ATGTACCCCGTTGGTCCTCCGGCTGGCCCAGTCCCACGCCGTGGCCGCCGTCCCCCGCCCGGGCGTCCCGCGGAGCCGCCGCGgccccccgcgcccgccccgggCCCTGCCGCACGGCCGCCTTCCTCAGCCCCCGGGCCTCGGCCGCGCGTGGCGGTGAAGATGGCCTTCCGCAAGGCCTACTCTATCAAGGACAAGCTGCAGGCCATCGAGCGCGTTAAGGGTGGCGAGCGGCAGGCCAGCGTGTGCCGCGACTTCGGCGTGCCTGGCGGCACTCTGCGCGGCTGGCTCAAGGACGAGCCCAAGCTGCGCTGGTTCCTCGACCAGCTGGGCGGCGAGGTGGGCACGCAACGCAAGAAGATGCGGCTGGCCAACGAGGAGGAGATCGACCGCGCCGTGTACTCGTGGTTCCTCACGCTGCGCCAGCACGGCGTGCCACTGTCGGGGCCCATCATCCAGGCGCAGGCCGAGGCCTTCGCGCGCCAAATATACGGGCCCGAGTGCACTTTTAAGGCCAGCCACGGCTGGTTCTGGCGCTGGCAGAAGCGCCACGGCATCTCCAGCCAGCGCTTCTACGGCGAGgcccggcccccggccccggGCCCCGCGCCACGCCCGCCCGTCAAGGAGGAGCCCGCGCTGCCCCCTGGCGCCGGCTCTCTGCCCGACCGGGCCCCGGCCGCGCCGCCCCCCGCTGAAGGCGGCTACGGCGACGAACAGATCTACAACGCCAACGTCACGGGCCTCTACTGGAAGCTGCTTCCGGAGCAGGCTGCGGCCCTGGGCGCAGGGGACCCCGGGACAGGGGGCTGCGGCCGGCGCTGGCGGGGAGACCGGGTGACGGTGCTGCTGGCGGCCAACCTGACGGGCAGCCACAAGCTGAAACCGCTGGTCATCGGGCAGCTGCCCGACCCGCCCAGCCTGCGCCACCACAACCAGGACAAGTTCCCGGCCTCCTACCGCTACAGCCCTGACGCCTGGCTCAGCCGCCCTCTGCTGCGGGGCTGGTTTTTCGAGGAATTTGTTCCGGGCGTCAAGCGTTACCTGCGCCGAAGCTGCCTGCAGCAGAAGGCCGTGCTGTTGGTCGCCCACCCACCCTGCCCAAGCCCTGCCACCAGGATGCCCGCCCTTGAGGAGAGCGAGGAGACCCCCCTGCGGTGCCGGCCTGAGCCCCTTGGGCCCCCAGAGGAGCTGCAGACACCTGATGGCGCTGTACGTGTGCTGTTCCTATCCAAGGGCAGCAGCCGGGCGCACATACCCGCACCGCTggagcagggcgtggtggctgcCTTCAAACAGCTGTACAAGCGGGAGCTGCTGCGTCTGGCTGTGTCCTGTGCTAGCGGCTCTCCACTGGACTTCATGCGCAGCTTCATGCTCAAGGACATGCTCTATCTGGCCGGCCTTTCCTGGGACTTGGTGCAGGCGGGCAGCATCGAGCGCTGCTGGCTGCTGGGCTTGCGGGCCGCTTTTGAGTCCCGGCCTGCTGAGGAGGGTGCTGGGCAGCCAGCCTTCCAGGCCGAGGAGGCCGCTGAGCACAGCAGGGTGCTCAGCGACCTCACTCATCTGGCAGCTCTGGCCTACAAGTGCCTGGCACCCGAGGAGGTTGCAGAGTGGCTGCACCTGGACGATGATGGTCTGCCTGAGGGCTGCAGAGAGGAAgtgggccctgccctgccccctgcacTGGCCCTAGCAGCTCCCCCACCGCCTGCCAGCCTGCCCTCTGGCATGGGgggtgcagaggaggaggaagaggccacTGCATACGGAGGAGCCTCAGTGCCCACTGCTGGGGAGGCTGTCCGGGGGCTGGAGACAGCTCTGCGGTGGCTGGAGAGTCAGGACCCCAGGGAGGTGGGGCCACTGAGGCTGGTGCAGTTACGCTCACTAATCAGCATGGCCCGGAGGCTTGGGGGCATTGGGCACACCCCAGCAATCCCTGATGATGGTGTGTGA
- the PYCR3 gene encoding pyrroline-5-carboxylate reductase 3 isoform X2 encodes MAAAGPAPLRVGFVGAGRMALAIAQGLVRAGKVEAHHVLASAPTDRGLCHFRALGCQTTHSNQEVLQSCSLIIFATKPHVLPAVLAEVAPVVTAKHILVSVAAGVSLSVLEELLPPNTRVLRVLANLPCVVQEGAIVMARGRHAGSSETKLLQNLLEACGQCEEVPEAYIDIHTGLSGSGVAFVCAFSEALAEGAIKMGMPSGLAYRIAAQTLLGTGKMLLQEGKHPAQLRTDVCTPGGTTIYGLHALEQGGLRAATMSAVEAATCRAKELGRK; translated from the exons ATGGCGGCGGCGGGGCCAGCACCGCTGAGAGTGGGCTTCGTAGGTGCGGGCCGCATGGCGCTGGCCATCGCGCAGGGCCTCGTTCGAGCAG GAAAAGTGGAAGCTCACCACGTGCTGGCCAGTGCACCAACTGACAGGGGCCTCTGCCACTTCCGG GCTCTGGGTTGCCAGACCACCCATTCCAACCAGGAGGTGCTACAGAGCTGCTCACTCATCATCTTTGCCACCAAGCCCCATGTCCTGCCAGCTGTCCTGGCAGAGGTGGCCCCTGTGGTCACTGCTAAGCACATCTTGGTATCTGTGGCTGCTGGGGTCTCTCTGAGTGtcctggaggag CTGCTGCCCCCCAACACACGAGTGCTTCGGGTCTTAGCCAACCTGCCTTGCGTGGTCCAGGAGGGGGCCATAGTGATGGCACGGGGTCGCCACGCCGGAAGCAGCGAGACTAAGCTCCTGCAGAACCTGCTGGAGGCCTGTGGGCAGTGCGAGGAGGTGCCTGAGGCCTACATAGACATCCACACTGGCCTCAGTGGTAGCGGAGTGGCCTTC GTATGCGCATTCTCTGAGGCCCTGGCTGAAGGTGCTATCAAGATGGGCATGCCCAGTGGTCTGGCCTACCGCATTGCTGCCCAGACCCTGCTG GGTACAGGCAAGATGCTGCTGCAAGAGGGGAAGCACCCTGCCCAGCTGCGGACAGACGTATGCACACCGGGTGGCACCACCATCTATGGTCTCCACGCCTTGGAGCAGGGTGGGCTTCGAGCAGCCACCATGAGTGCTGTGGAGGCCGCCACCTGCCGGGCCAAGGAGCTTGGCAGAAAGTAG
- the PYCR3 gene encoding pyrroline-5-carboxylate reductase 3 isoform X1, whose product MRQASGLQPSSKQMAVTAPPPPAESMGLISWYQVDGASLLFVLEVSGWQGTRDGPGLAEPERPGELLPLLLPDLLINPFAFAFPGKVEAHHVLASAPTDRGLCHFRALGCQTTHSNQEVLQSCSLIIFATKPHVLPAVLAEVAPVVTAKHILVSVAAGVSLSVLEELLPPNTRVLRVLANLPCVVQEGAIVMARGRHAGSSETKLLQNLLEACGQCEEVPEAYIDIHTGLSGSGVAFVCAFSEALAEGAIKMGMPSGLAYRIAAQTLLGTGKMLLQEGKHPAQLRTDVCTPGGTTIYGLHALEQGGLRAATMSAVEAATCRAKELGRK is encoded by the exons ATGAGGCAAGCCTCTGGCCTCCAGCCCAGCAGCAAGCAGATGGCAgtgactgccccccccccccccgcagaaTCGATGGGTCTTATTTCTTGGTACCAAGTGGATGGAGCATCCCTGCTTTTTGTTCTCGAAGTCTCAGGTTGGCAGGGGACCAGGGATGGGCCAGGTTTGGCTGAGCCTGAGAGGCCAGGAGagctcctcccccttctcctacCAGACCTCCTAATCAACCCCTTTGCCTTTGCTTTTCCAGGAAAAGTGGAAGCTCACCACGTGCTGGCCAGTGCACCAACTGACAGGGGCCTCTGCCACTTCCGG GCTCTGGGTTGCCAGACCACCCATTCCAACCAGGAGGTGCTACAGAGCTGCTCACTCATCATCTTTGCCACCAAGCCCCATGTCCTGCCAGCTGTCCTGGCAGAGGTGGCCCCTGTGGTCACTGCTAAGCACATCTTGGTATCTGTGGCTGCTGGGGTCTCTCTGAGTGtcctggaggag CTGCTGCCCCCCAACACACGAGTGCTTCGGGTCTTAGCCAACCTGCCTTGCGTGGTCCAGGAGGGGGCCATAGTGATGGCACGGGGTCGCCACGCCGGAAGCAGCGAGACTAAGCTCCTGCAGAACCTGCTGGAGGCCTGTGGGCAGTGCGAGGAGGTGCCTGAGGCCTACATAGACATCCACACTGGCCTCAGTGGTAGCGGAGTGGCCTTC GTATGCGCATTCTCTGAGGCCCTGGCTGAAGGTGCTATCAAGATGGGCATGCCCAGTGGTCTGGCCTACCGCATTGCTGCCCAGACCCTGCTG GGTACAGGCAAGATGCTGCTGCAAGAGGGGAAGCACCCTGCCCAGCTGCGGACAGACGTATGCACACCGGGTGGCACCACCATCTATGGTCTCCACGCCTTGGAGCAGGGTGGGCTTCGAGCAGCCACCATGAGTGCTGTGGAGGCCGCCACCTGCCGGGCCAAGGAGCTTGGCAGAAAGTAG